Within the Desulfobacterales bacterium genome, the region GATTGTCGGCCAACCGCGCCTCGGGCGGCCGCGGTGCCGCGGCCGGGTAAAAATCATTGCCAAGGACCGGCTCCTTGTTGAAACGGTGCTCGTGGATTGCCAGGGCAGTGACGCTTATGTCCTGCCAGTAATAATCCAGCCGGGTCATTGCCACTGGCAGGCGCAGATCGTTGAGATCGACCAGGCCGGGCTCACGGATGTCCAGGGGGTTGAGGATATCGGTGACCCGGAGTGCATCCGACCGGCCCCAGACCACGATCTGCCGGCCCAGTTTCAGATCGAGCCGCAAGGCCAGTTCCCCCTGGAGATAGGCCTCGCCGAGTTCCGCTTCTTTTTCATAACGATCAAGCAGGGCGGCCGGGTACTGGTCCCGGCCCTTGATCCGATAGGCAAAATCATAAAACAGATTGCCCCCGACCCGGGCCTGCCAGGAGGGGGCAAGCGCCATGTCAGCCCGCAGGGCAAGGGAGGTCTTGAGCCGGGACAGACCCCGCTGGTCGACCTGGCCGGCCGGGGGCGCGCAATGACCGATATTCACCGAACCGGACAGGGAAATACTGCCGGACAGGTCCACGTTGCGCGCCGGCCCGGGTTGATCAAATCCGGACAGGATCTGGTCAAGCCCGGAATCGACACCAGGCCCGGCCGGTGCCTCGTCAAAACCGGACAGCACCTGGTCAAGGTCCGGACCGGTTCCGGCCCCGGCCGGGCCGGCCAACCAAAAAACCGCCGGCAACACCATTAACAACAGAAACCGCATTGATCCCGCCAACCGGACACCTGTTACAACCCCTTTTCCAGACGACGCAGCGTAAACAGATCATCGTCCAGCGGTTGATTGAAACGGACATTTGTAAAGGTGAGCACTGTCCGGTGCAGGGTGGCCTTATTTTTGACGGTCTTCATCCTGATCTCGGTGGCCACCCAGATTCCATTGATCCGTTCCAGTTGGGTGATCTCCATGTATTTGAGCTTGCCGCCCTTCTTGACCCAGTTCACCGCCCGTACCGTCATAAAGATGTCCTGCCGGACAAAGAGCACTGATTTTTCATATCCGTACCGGTCGGCCACCGTCCGGTCGACCGGCACCGCCTCAATCAGCCAGACCGGCTGCCCGCCCACCTCGGACTCCTTGAGAATCTTGTAATGCCACTCGTCCAGCACCCGCCTGGTCATGTCGGCATAGGAAAAATCCGATCCCATGAAGGAAGAGGATTTGTCCGAGGAGGCGATCCGCTTGATCTTATGCAGGGCGGGCAGGTAAAGCCACTGGTCGTCGTCCGGTTTCCCGCCGTAATAATCATGGGAAAGAAAACCAGTACCCTTGACATCGGCCGGGGATTGAAAAAACTGGAGCCGCCACTGGTCCTTCCCCTGATCACGGCTGAACACCTTGATCTCCCGGCGCCGCGCATGTCCCTGCTTATCGATGAGCAGCATGGTCATGTCCGCGGCCATGTTGTCCCCGTCATCCCGGGCATCGACCCGCTCCATGACCTGCCGCCCGGTAAGGGCCGCGGCCGGTGACCGTCCCGGAAAAGCAAGAACAGCCATGGCAAGGAATATTCCGATGATCAGCCCGGCCCGGTGGATTCTCCTTTGCTGATTCCTGTTGATCATCATCTCTACCCGTACCAGGTGTCTGTCCGGAAACAGGGCCTATTGAAGCAGGTCCCGGAGCCGATAATGGTGAATGTGCTGGCCAAGAACCGTGGCAACCACCTGGAGCAGCGAGAGGTCCTTTTCCAGAAAACGAAAATCCCCGGACGAATTCTCCACAAAAAGCACGCCCAGGGACTCACCCTGTACCACCACCGGCGAGCAGATGAACGAGCGAACGCCCTGGTCCGCGAGACCGGCAAGGCACCTTTCCGACACCGTGCCCCTGATCTCCTCAAGATCGTTGACCACAAATGAACGCTGCCCGGCAAACGAAAGACCGGCCACGGTTCCCCGGTCCGGCAGGGAACAGAGAAGATCGGCCGGCGAACCGGAGATCCGGGTCGGCACCCGGGTCCGGTCAAAACGGACCGCCGCGGCCCAGCCGCTCCGGTCCCGGTTTACCACCAGGATCTGCCCCCGGTCTCCCTTGAGCCGGTCGGCCAGCACTGCGGCCAGTTCGTCGACCATTTCCTGGATATTGCCGGTTCGGCCCAGGATCCGTCCCACCTCGTGCTGCAGGTGGGCCCGCTCGTAATTTTCCCGGCTCATGTCGAGCGATTCCCGCTGATAGGAATGCAGGTCAGCCAGGGTGGAACGCAGTTGCTGTTTTTTAATAAACTGCGAGTGCCAGATACTGCCCAGCACCAGTGAAAGGATGCTCAACAGCAGCATGAAAAAGATCGGCCAGGAGAAATAAAAGGGCAGAACAACCAGAAAGGCCATCCCGAGGAACAGGGCACCATAACGAAAAGCAATCCCCATGAAGGCGACCGGGGATTGTTGCCAGCACAACAGGTAGCAGCAGGCGTCTTCCCCGGCCGCCGGCCATTCGGAGGGCGTAATCTCCAAGGAAACAATCCCTGACAACCGG harbors:
- a CDS encoding GAF domain-containing protein — translated: MHRSVRTGEGNRGRDRSLGASAPGPGLGPVQRLLIGFLSPAAALCYVLRRLSPVRRARQYCCRKLGPGKLEVRIPPGAGAGGHSFSCPDHRGLFEEAGRLSGIVSLEITPSEWPAAGEDACCYLLCWQQSPVAFMGIAFRYGALFLGMAFLVVLPFYFSWPIFFMLLLSILSLVLGSIWHSQFIKKQQLRSTLADLHSYQRESLDMSRENYERAHLQHEVGRILGRTGNIQEMVDELAAVLADRLKGDRGQILVVNRDRSGWAAAVRFDRTRVPTRISGSPADLLCSLPDRGTVAGLSFAGQRSFVVNDLEEIRGTVSERCLAGLADQGVRSFICSPVVVQGESLGVLFVENSSGDFRFLEKDLSLLQVVATVLGQHIHHYRLRDLLQ
- a CDS encoding outer membrane lipoprotein-sorting protein codes for the protein MMINRNQQRRIHRAGLIIGIFLAMAVLAFPGRSPAAALTGRQVMERVDARDDGDNMAADMTMLLIDKQGHARRREIKVFSRDQGKDQWRLQFFQSPADVKGTGFLSHDYYGGKPDDDQWLYLPALHKIKRIASSDKSSSFMGSDFSYADMTRRVLDEWHYKILKESEVGGQPVWLIEAVPVDRTVADRYGYEKSVLFVRQDIFMTVRAVNWVKKGGKLKYMEITQLERINGIWVATEIRMKTVKNKATLHRTVLTFTNVRFNQPLDDDLFTLRRLEKGL
- a CDS encoding DUF1302 domain-containing protein — encoded protein: MRFLLLMVLPAVFWLAGPAGAGTGPDLDQVLSGFDEAPAGPGVDSGLDQILSGFDQPGPARNVDLSGSISLSGSVNIGHCAPPAGQVDQRGLSRLKTSLALRADMALAPSWQARVGGNLFYDFAYRIKGRDQYPAALLDRYEKEAELGEAYLQGELALRLDLKLGRQIVVWGRSDALRVTDILNPLDIREPGLVDLNDLRLPVAMTRLDYYWQDISVTALAIHEHRFNKEPVLGNDFYPAAAPRPPEARLADNLANQEFGLAVTGVFSGWDLSGYAASFFDDQTHLEITPAGIGRGHSRLRMLGLAGNLVLGNWLLKSEAAWLDGFSFFALPGRSFSRIDILFGLEYSGFSETTLLLEAVNRHLVDFDPRLAAAPDRARCDEFQSVVRLSRDFANDTVQLVGLVALIGEKGQGGSMERLSLSYDVTDELTVISGVAGYQSGNHRLYTRIGANDRLFCELRYSF